Proteins encoded in a region of the Panthera uncia isolate 11264 chromosome B2 unlocalized genomic scaffold, Puncia_PCG_1.0 HiC_scaffold_24, whole genome shotgun sequence genome:
- the SLC35D3 gene encoding solute carrier family 35 member D3, whose translation MRQLCRGRVLGISVAIAHGVFSGSLNILLKFLISRYQFSFLTLVQCLTSSTAALSLELLRRLGLIAVPPFGWSLARSFAGVAVLSTLQSSLTLWSLRGLSLPMYVVFKRCLPLVTMLIGVLVLKNGAPSPGVLAAVLITTCGAALAGAGDLTGDPIGYVTGVLAVLVHAAYLVLIQKASADTEHGPLTAQYVIAVSATPLLVVCSFASTDSIRAWTFPGWKDPTMVCIFVACILIGCAMNFTTLHCTYINSAVTTSFVGVVKSIATITVGMVAFSDVEPTSLFIAGVVVNTLGSIIYCVAKFLETRKQSNYEDLETRPGGEEAQPSGDQLPFVMEELPAEDGNGGSEGGKAAGGSTQKSGPEARGGPRGVPLVARSSQITRGPEEVSKRSLKDAYLEVWRLVRGTKYMKKDYLIENEELPSP comes from the exons ATGCGGCAGCTCTGCCGGGGCCGCGTGCTGGGCATCTCGGTGGCCATCGCGCACGGGGTCTTCTCGGGCTCCCTCAACATCCTGCTCAAGTTTCTCATCAGCCGCTACCAGTTCTCCTTCCTGACCCTGGTGCAGTGCCTGACCAGCTCCACGGCGGcgctgagcctggagctgctgcGGCGCCTCGGGCTCATCGCCGTGCCCCCCTTCGGCTGGAGTCTGGCGCGCTCCTTCGCGGGGGTCGCCGTGCTCTCCACGCTGCAGTCGAGCCTCACGCTCTGGTCCCTGCGCGGCCTCAGCCTGCCCATGTACGTGGTCTTCAAGCGCTGCCTGCCCCTGGTCACCATGCTCATCGGCGTCCTGGTGCTCAAGAACGGCGCGCCCTCGCCCGGGGTGCTCGCCGCGGTGCTCATCACCACCTGCGGCGCTGCCCTGGCAG GAGCCGGCGACCTGACGGGCGACCCCATCGGGTACGTAACGGGCGTGCTGGCAGTCCTGGTGCACGCAGCCTATCTGGTGCTCATCCAGAAGGCCAGCGCCGACACGGAGCACGGGCCGCTCACCGCGCAGTACGTCATCGCTGTGTCCGCCACCCCACTGCTGGTTGTCTGCTCCTTCGCCAGCACCGATTCCATCCGCGCCTGGACCTTCCCCGGCTGGAAGGACCCGACCATGGTCTGCATCTTCGTGGCCTGCATCTTGATCGGCTGCGCCATGAACTTCACCACGCTGCACTGCACCTACATCAACTCGGCGGTGACCACTAGCTTCGTGGGCGTGGTGAAGAGCATCGCCACCATCACAGTGGGCATGGTGGCCTTCAGCGACGTGGAGCCCACCTCTCTGTTCATTGCCGGCGTGGTGGTGAACACCCTGGGCTCCATCATTTACTGTGTGGCCAAATTCTTGGAGACCAGAAAGCAAAGCAACTACGAGGACCTAGAGACACGGCCCGGGGGAGAGGAGGCACAGCCAAGTGGAGATCAGCTGCCATTCGTCATGGAGGAGCTGCCCGCggaggatggaaatggagggtcaGAAGGGGGCAAGGCAGCAGGTGGCTCCACTCAGAAGAGTGGGCCAGAGGCAAGGGGTGGCCCCAGAGGAGTCCCGCTGGTGGCTCGGAGTTCGCAGATCACACGCGGCCCGGAGGAAGTGAGCAAGAGGTCACTGAAGGATGCTTACCTCGAAGTGTGGCGGTTAGTCAGGGGAACCAAGTATATGAAGAAGGATTACTTGATAGAAAATGAGGAGTTACCCAGTCCTTGA